From a single Buchnera aphidicola (Aphis craccivora) genomic region:
- the nusA gene encoding transcription termination factor NusA codes for MNKEILAVVEAVSNEKSLPREKIFEALEVALATATKKKHEQEIDVRVSINRKTGNFSTFRRWMVVDIVNHPTKEITLAAACFEGDKVEINDYVEDKIDSVDFDRITTQTAKQVIVQKVREAERAMLVDQFRKYIGQIITGIVKKINRDNLILDLGNNAEAVILKEGMLPRENFRPGDRIRGILYGVHPEARGAQLFMSRSKTEMLIELFRIEVPEIGEEIIEIKAAARDPGSRAKIAVKTNDKRIDPVGACVGMRGARVQAVSSELCGERIDIILWDDNPAQFVINAMAPADVTSIIVDEDHHTMDIAVDSNNLAQAIGRNGQNVRLASQISGWELNVMTTEDLRIKHKEEASAAFNIFKKYLNVNEKIITTLVKEGFSSLEELAYIPIDELLSINLLTEEEVKLVRECAKKGLNLIELDRKKMINKKQIEQKLLDIQGMNEVLALKLAEKNIFTLEELANQGVDDLIDIENLNSEEAGVLIMTARNICWFDSKV; via the coding sequence ATGAATAAAGAAATCTTAGCTGTTGTAGAAGCTGTTTCTAATGAAAAATCACTACCGCGTGAAAAAATTTTTGAAGCTTTAGAAGTTGCATTGGCAACAGCTACAAAAAAGAAACATGAACAAGAAATTGATGTTCGAGTTAGCATTAATCGTAAAACTGGTAATTTTAGTACTTTTAGAAGATGGATGGTAGTAGATATCGTCAATCACCCAACGAAAGAAATTACTTTGGCAGCAGCTTGTTTTGAAGGTGATAAAGTTGAAATCAATGATTATGTAGAAGATAAAATTGATTCTGTTGATTTTGATAGAATTACAACACAGACTGCTAAACAAGTAATTGTTCAAAAAGTACGTGAAGCAGAACGTGCTATGTTAGTCGATCAATTTCGAAAATATATTGGACAGATTATTACTGGTATTGTAAAAAAAATTAATAGAGATAATCTTATATTAGACTTAGGAAATAACGCTGAAGCTGTAATTTTAAAAGAAGGTATGTTACCTCGAGAAAATTTCCGTCCTGGAGATCGTATTCGTGGTATTTTATATGGTGTGCATCCTGAAGCTCGTGGCGCTCAATTATTTATGAGTCGTTCAAAAACCGAAATGCTTATAGAATTATTTCGCATAGAAGTCCCTGAAATTGGTGAAGAAATTATTGAAATTAAAGCGGCGGCACGTGATCCTGGATCTCGTGCTAAAATTGCAGTAAAAACTAATGATAAACGAATTGATCCAGTAGGTGCATGTGTAGGAATGAGAGGTGCGCGAGTACAAGCGGTATCGAGTGAATTATGTGGAGAGCGTATTGATATTATTTTATGGGATGATAATCCAGCTCAATTTGTTATTAACGCAATGGCTCCAGCAGATGTTACATCTATTATAGTTGATGAGGATCATCATACAATGGATATTGCTGTAGATTCAAACAATTTAGCTCAAGCTATTGGTAGAAATGGTCAAAATGTTCGTTTAGCTTCTCAAATTAGTGGTTGGGAATTAAATGTAATGACTACAGAAGATTTACGAATAAAACATAAAGAAGAAGCATCTGCTGCTTTTAATATTTTTAAAAAATATTTAAATGTTAATGAAAAAATTATTACTACTTTAGTTAAAGAGGGTTTTTCTTCTCTTGAAGAGCTGGCTTATATACCAATTGATGAATTATTATCAATTAATCTTTTAACTGAAGAAGAGGTAAAATTAGTTCGAGAATGTGCAAAAAAAGGATTAAATCTTATCGAATTAGATCGAAAAAAAATGATAAATAAAAAACAAATAGAACAAAAACTTTTAGATATACAAGGAATGAATGAAGTATTGGCATTAAAATTAGCTGAAAAAAATATATTTACTTTAGAAGAATTAGCTAATCAAGGAGTAGATGATTTAATTGATATCGAAAATCTTAATTCTGAAGAAGCTGGTGTATTAATTATGACTGCTCGTAATATTTGTTGGTTTGATAGTAAAGTTTAA
- the secG gene encoding preprotein translocase subunit SecG gives MYLFFLVFLIFISICLNFLILLQPGKGTSDMMHSNTFSNIKLFNSFRSNSFAINIIGLCSGLFLIISLILCNINDKKINSSLFEDHNNEKELNFKKNKILNTEIPR, from the coding sequence ATGTATTTATTTTTTTTAGTTTTTTTGATTTTTATTTCTATTTGTTTAAATTTTTTAATTTTATTACAACCAGGGAAAGGAACAAGTGATATGATGCATTCAAACACCTTTTCTAATATTAAATTATTCAATAGTTTTCGAAGTAATAGTTTTGCAATAAATATTATTGGGTTATGTTCTGGTTTATTTTTAATAATTAGTCTTATTTTATGTAATATTAACGATAAAAAAATAAATTCAAGTTTATTTGAAGATCATAATAATGAAAAAGAGTTGAATTTTAAAAAAAATAAAATATTAAACACTGAAATACCTCGTTAG
- the ftsH gene encoding ATP-dependent zinc metalloprotease FtsH — MVKNLIFWLVITVILMSVFQNFNTSDSNSHRVDYSTFLSEVNQDQVREVYINGRTISVTKKDSNKYTTYIPINDPKLLDNLITKNVKVMGEIPEEPSILFSIFVSWFPMLLLIGVWIFFMRQMQMGGGKGAMSFGKSKARMLSEDEIKTTFDDVAGCDEAKEEVSELVEYLKEPSRFQKLGGKIPKGVLMVGPPGTGKTLLAKAIAGEAKVPFFTISGSDFVEMFVGVGASRVRDMFEHSRKNAPCIIFIDEIDAVGRQRGAGLGGGHDEREQTLNQMLVEMDGFDGNEGVILIAATNRPDVLDPALLRPGRFDRQVIVPLPDIRGREQILKVHMRKVPLSKDVDPLIIARGTPGFSGADLANLVNEAALFAARLNNRVVSMIEFEKAKDKIMMGSERKSMVMSDFQKESTAYHEAGHVIVGRLVPDHDPAHKVTIIPRGQALGITFFLPESDTFSISRQKLESQISTLYGGRLAEEIIYGSKKVSTGAFNDIKVATNLARNMVTQWGFSDKLGPLLYAEEEGEIFLGRTVAKAKHMSDETARIIDEEVKLLIEVNYNRAKNILNENIDILHAMKNALIKYETIDSVQIDDLMERKEVRKPKGWSEMNQN; from the coding sequence ATGGTTAAAAACCTGATATTTTGGTTAGTAATTACAGTGATTTTAATGTCTGTTTTTCAAAACTTTAATACTAGTGATTCAAATAGTCACAGAGTTGATTATTCTACTTTTTTATCAGAAGTTAATCAAGATCAGGTCCGTGAGGTATATATTAATGGACGGACGATTAGTGTTACTAAAAAAGACAGCAATAAATATACTACTTATATTCCTATAAATGATCCTAAGTTATTAGACAATCTTATAACAAAAAATGTTAAAGTTATGGGAGAAATTCCAGAAGAACCGAGTATTTTATTTTCTATATTTGTTTCTTGGTTTCCTATGTTGTTGCTAATTGGCGTATGGATTTTTTTTATGCGTCAGATGCAAATGGGTGGCGGAAAAGGAGCCATGTCTTTTGGTAAAAGTAAAGCTCGAATGTTATCAGAAGATGAAATTAAAACTACTTTTGATGATGTTGCGGGGTGCGATGAAGCTAAAGAGGAAGTAAGTGAATTAGTTGAATATTTAAAAGAACCTAGTCGATTTCAGAAATTAGGAGGTAAAATACCTAAAGGTGTACTTATGGTAGGTCCTCCTGGAACTGGGAAGACATTGCTTGCAAAAGCAATTGCAGGAGAAGCAAAAGTTCCATTCTTCACAATTTCTGGTTCTGATTTTGTTGAAATGTTTGTTGGAGTAGGTGCGTCAAGAGTAAGAGATATGTTTGAACACTCTAGAAAAAATGCACCATGTATTATATTTATTGATGAAATTGATGCAGTAGGACGGCAAAGAGGCGCTGGATTAGGCGGTGGACATGATGAAAGAGAACAAACACTTAATCAAATGTTAGTAGAAATGGACGGTTTTGATGGCAATGAGGGTGTAATTTTAATAGCTGCTACTAATAGACCAGATGTTTTAGATCCTGCTTTATTACGTCCAGGTCGATTTGATCGTCAAGTTATTGTACCACTTCCAGATATTCGTGGAAGAGAACAAATATTAAAAGTACACATGCGAAAAGTGCCTTTATCTAAAGATGTTGACCCTTTAATCATTGCTCGCGGAACACCAGGTTTTTCAGGTGCAGATTTAGCCAATCTAGTAAATGAAGCAGCATTATTTGCAGCTCGTTTAAACAACCGTGTCGTTTCTATGATTGAATTTGAAAAAGCAAAAGATAAAATTATGATGGGTTCTGAACGTAAATCAATGGTGATGAGTGATTTTCAAAAAGAATCTACGGCATATCATGAAGCTGGTCATGTGATTGTTGGAAGATTAGTACCAGATCATGATCCTGCTCATAAAGTTACGATTATCCCTAGAGGCCAAGCATTAGGTATTACTTTTTTTTTACCAGAATCAGACACATTCAGTATTAGTAGGCAAAAATTAGAGAGTCAAATATCTACTTTGTATGGCGGTCGTTTAGCAGAAGAAATTATTTATGGTTCTAAAAAAGTGTCTACTGGCGCTTTTAATGATATTAAAGTAGCTACAAATTTAGCACGAAATATGGTAACTCAATGGGGGTTTTCAGATAAATTGGGTCCTTTATTATACGCTGAAGAAGAAGGAGAAATATTTTTAGGTCGAACAGTAGCTAAAGCAAAACATATGTCTGATGAAACCGCTAGAATTATTGATGAAGAAGTTAAATTGTTAATAGAAGTAAATTATAATCGAGCTAAAAATATTTTAAATGAAAATATTGATATTTTACATGCTATGAAAAATGCTTTAATAAAATACGAAACCATTGATTCTGTTCAAATAGACGATTTAATGGAAAGAAAAGAAGTTCGAAAACCAAAAGGATGGTCTGAAATGAATCAAAATTAA
- the rlmE gene encoding 23S rRNA (uridine(2552)-2'-O)-methyltransferase RlmE, whose product MIIKNKSNSSKRWLLEHFQDKYVKEAKKNKIRSRSWFKLKEIDKNNKLFKPGMNIIDLGASPGGWSQYAVNKIGKTGSILAYDILPMKKITGVKFFQGDFRNVNTLNFILNNLSNKTFNVVMSDMAPNITGCWSVDMPRIIEICKIALKISRFVLAKNGVFLVKSFHGEGLNEFFKEIRTLFSKIKICKPKTSRSRSREIFILATR is encoded by the coding sequence ATGATTATAAAGAATAAATCAAATAGTTCTAAGCGTTGGTTATTAGAACATTTTCAAGATAAATATGTTAAAGAAGCAAAAAAAAATAAAATTCGATCTAGATCTTGGTTTAAATTAAAAGAAATTGATAAGAATAACAAGTTATTTAAACCTGGAATGAACATTATTGATTTAGGCGCTTCTCCAGGAGGTTGGTCGCAATACGCAGTTAATAAAATTGGAAAAACAGGATCTATTTTAGCATATGATATATTACCTATGAAAAAAATAACAGGAGTTAAATTTTTTCAAGGAGATTTTCGAAATGTAAATACATTAAATTTTATATTAAATAATTTATCTAATAAAACTTTTAATGTAGTTATGTCGGATATGGCGCCTAATATTACAGGTTGTTGGTCTGTTGATATGCCGCGTATTATAGAAATTTGTAAAATAGCTCTTAAAATATCTAGATTTGTATTAGCAAAAAATGGTGTTTTTTTAGTAAAATCTTTTCATGGAGAAGGTTTAAATGAATTTTTTAAAGAAATTAGAACGTTGTTTTCAAAAATTAAAATTTGTAAACCAAAAACTTCTCGATCAAGATCACGAGAAATATTCATTCTAGCGACCAGATAA
- the greA gene encoding transcription elongation factor GreA translates to MVHLIPMTVRGAEKLRKELEQLKNTKRPRIIIEIAKAREHGDLKENAEYHSAREEQSFCEGRIKDIELKLSNCQIIDITKIPNDGRVVFGSTVTILNIQSNEIFTYQIVGDDESDFKKNLISINSPMSRGLIGKTVNTIATIFTPSGNIKYKILKIDYI, encoded by the coding sequence ATGGTTCATTTAATTCCAATGACTGTTAGAGGTGCTGAAAAACTTCGTAAAGAACTTGAACAATTAAAAAACACAAAACGTCCCCGTATTATTATTGAAATAGCAAAAGCTAGAGAACATGGTGATTTAAAAGAGAACGCTGAATATCACTCTGCTCGTGAAGAGCAAAGTTTTTGTGAAGGACGAATAAAAGATATAGAATTAAAACTATCTAATTGTCAAATTATAGATATCACTAAAATACCTAACGATGGAAGAGTTGTATTTGGCTCTACAGTAACTATTTTAAACATACAAAGTAATGAAATATTTACTTATCAGATTGTAGGTGATGATGAATCTGATTTTAAAAAGAATTTAATCTCAATTAATTCTCCAATGTCGAGGGGTTTAATTGGAAAAACTGTTAACACTATTGCTACTATATTTACACCTTCTGGTAATATTAAATACAAAATTTTAAAGATAGATTATATTTAA